The Misgurnus anguillicaudatus chromosome 23, ASM2758022v2, whole genome shotgun sequence sequence aaatgtaacattactctaacgttgagacaacacaaaaacgttcttagaacgtcaagaaaactggacacttttggCGTTGGCAGAGCGTTTTTGGGAGCGTGgagaactttcagggaacgttcttggaacttttttctgttagctgggtaaCTACACCATCAGCCTGCCGACTTTTAGCTTACATAATGTCAGTGAGATGAAAGGGTATTTGTACAACAATATTGTTAGGTATCTGTACATTACAACAAAGGATATATTGTACAACAAGGGTTCTCAAACTTGTTCAATGTGAGGCCATTTTTGTGTAGGATGCATCTCGGTGTGCCCCCCCCAAAATAAATTGTACACGTTTTATGTCTTTGGAGTTGGATTACAAAATTCATGATAGATTCATATATTATGATTACCAGTGCTCGAATTGAATCAAGTCTTATGGGGGGTCCCCACCAGCAGCAAACTCAAAATGGCAACACATTACTATACCTGAAAACACAAATGTATGATTTATGTAATACTTCCCAAAATCTTTTTGTATAAAGGCTAGAATGCCTTATGGGGGTCCCGGATCTCcccagcccccccccccccccatctGGTGGCCAACACTTCACAGTTCAGGATCACACCTGATGTTTAAATTACACCACATCAAAAAATATTACGAAGAAAGATTTGCTTTTGTAAGACAGTCAAAGAGACAGAAGCTACCACGTGACTGTCAGTGgtttctgcttaaaaaaatctttcaaCCACTAAAACAGCTGTTATAAAACCAAAACtaggtttattttttaatacttttcCTTTTGACTTGGTAACAGTTTCATGCAACATAATAGCACACTTATGAAAGAATATCATACCACCAGAACTTATAACATTTGCAGATAGACTGTTTTCTgtaatagaaaataatatgcatatccgatttttttttcacttttctAAAGTTGTTTGGAGAGTAAGCATCTGCAAGAATCAAATGTAGGACCAAGAATATCAGTAGGAGTCTATGACCAAATGTTTACTTGTAACCAGCAGATGGCGCAGTCCTCGAAATTTTATAACAACCTAGGGCAAAACTCTTCTCTTGTTTGTTGTCTTATAAAATATGATCATTCAGAATGTGATAAATTATCAAATATAATAATGTCTTTAGGCGGGGTGTgatttttgagaaacgctttggaaaagggagtcgggccgagtaccaaaacacacttgtagccaatcagcagtaaggggcgtgtctacttaACGAcctcgttgcctgggttgcctATGTGTGTGGCCTGTTGGGGTAggtgcatgtttgtttaggtgattttaaatgtcaacattagTTTTCAGAggtcatgcaccccgcctttaattatTTCTTGAAtgatatttctatatttttttctcagttTAAAATATTGCTCAGTTACTCAGTAACAAATGTCAGAAAGACAATACAATGaagaaaaaatgtattgcaTTTGTTCACTTGATGAACTGCAGTTTATTTTATGTGGTATTTGcctgtttattattgttttgaTAGAAATAAACAAGAACCCTTGAGTACAATTTGGAAAGATAAGGAAAGTACAAAATAACTAATATTAAAATCCTATTACTCCTGTAGACTACAGCAGCAGGGTGAAACTGATACACAGACACTGACATCTACTGGCCAGATGTGTTTATtgcacatgtaaaaaaatacattttcaggtCCCGTTATTAGGAGGATTAGGGCcaagccttaaataaaaaaataaaaccatctcGAGATTAAAGTCCTTAACATGCGAGaataaagtaattatttaacaagaataaaggcCCCCCTAATGTTCTAGTATACTACTGTATTTGTGTATCAAGATACCCTGAAATACCATGATATTGAATGATGACTATAGACAATGTAGTATTTACATGAAATTCACCAAGAGATATCAAGCAGAATAATTTGTGCAAGAAACAAATTTCACAAATTTCACAAATTACACAACACCCACCCATACTATCGCCCTCTGGTGTCCTCTGATGTCTATGATCTTAGTTCATAAACCACAACAGTCACAGCAGCCACGCCCACCACAGCAGCGATGACCAATCGGCTCACAGTTTCTGTTAAACTGCAACAGGGAGTGCGgcctaaaaaataacaacactAATACATTAATGTGCACTtctttacaaataaacaaaaatataattcaGTCAAATTAACTTGCATATCTGCACTACACCTGAACACGTCTGACAGACATGAgtgatgttgagatgttgagtttgATTTGTGAGAGGATTGTTCACCACAcagctgtatgtgtttgtatcctgatattcaacctccagaggtagagagagtctgatgttgagatcagacacactgatgctggacaataaactgtttcctttgtaccaggacagactcacatctgTCACATTTAACACTGAACACAACAGCACACATTTTGAGCTTGGTGATCTTTCTGATGATGATGAACAGTCTGAAGAGCTTCTGATGATGACAGGAACGGGCAGAAGAGCTgaaatatttaagaaaatattaataaaaattaataaatgttcaCTGTCATGCAGCTATActgtaataattaaaataaattatacacTATTGAGACAGAGTCAACTCAATACAGCAGTTTTCATATGTGGGCCTAACagtgtattaaaaacaatatattgattttttAACCATCTAAACATACAGGATTCTTCAAGCTGGTAAgttgtttgtaatttctttttgTACAATTTATCAATGTATTCTGGTTaacttctattaaagtttttctCTGTCCCTCTACAGTAATTGGGTTTGTCTTTTGTTTTCAGGATATGTACATTGTTAATtgataaaatacttaaaatcaGACAATAACATGGCAAAGTATACTGTATAATCTCATTAAGTGTAGAACGAACaacatataacaaaataatgactgtataaaaacataaatttactcaccatagacagtaaCATTAAATCTCTTGTATGAAGTTCCTCTGTTATTGATGATCAGCAGTTTATAAAGTCCAGAGTTTGCgatgttgatgtttgtgatggtgagagatCCAGTCTGATTGTCCAGATTCAGTCTGTCTCCAAATATCTCATTACTATCAAACATATCCATGCTTTTCTTATAGATTTCAGCTATACGAGTCTCTTGAGTTCCAAACATCCACAGTATCTGATCATCTCTCTGTATTTGAGTAAtatcagtgtgtagagtaacagaatctccctccatcactgacactgacttcacttcatctccatcaacaccaaacacacctgaaacacAAAACAcccatttaataaaataaaaaaaaactgttaggACAAACAAGATTTTAGTCAGTATGGAGATCCAGTTTAAAGGCAATATCAGAACAGTTTAACACGTCTTGATAGTTTTGCTATAGTAAAGTGTTTCAGATACTATTGATACCAAGATAATTCCTATACAATAATTTTAACCTATAGTGaattataaagtatatttatacatttaccTTAGTTAAATCTACAGAATATACTAAGTAATTACATTATAGTATAATTACTATAAACTACAGTACATTGCAACACTAAAGTTtagtgtgtttttttatgtgtaagtttttattttaatatcctAAATAGGCAACATAAAATCCTCATATGCCATAAAAGAAAAGGTATTACTTACCATTCAAAAGCAACAAATACAAGCAGAAAAAACACTGCATAGTCCTCAAAAAATAACTCCACATAATGCAAAAAGTGAGCGAATTTGATGaagaaacaacatttaaaactgTCTTAAAGAAAATTCTGCttcatttattcatattttcatctaataaagaaaaatactaaatacattGCATTTAAACCTCGCAGAAAAGAGttgattaaaagaaaatgttcatACTCATCTCTGTGCTCTCTCAAGTGTTGGTAACTTCCTACTTGCAGTCTCCTTTCAACATCACATGCGTCAGataaaatcattttttcagtcttaAAGGGGTCAGATTATGacatatttttaagatgtaaaataaatctttgctgtccccagagtgtgtatgtgaagttttagctcaaaatactccacagctaatttattatagcatgtaaaaattgATAATTTGTAGGCCAGTAGTATTAGCGACCCTGCATCtgtcaaaatttgattgatttatgacCCCCTTTGACAGGGGGCGGGACTATCAATCAAAAGCTGTACAATCTGTCCAGTTTCTGGACTGTCGTATATCAAGGACTTTAGACAGCGTGTATCCTGTGCGTGTTTTACGATGTGTCAATCAGCTCGTTGtttttcctgtgtgtgtgtgtgtgtgtgttttatgtcaagcctatgctgtcatgtttattgctgtcaaaaaataaagtttatagtTTTAGACTGCGTAGTTTCACAAGCGGACCTGTGCTGTcagcgatctctctctctctctctctctcgcccccACTGCGCGTCTCGCCCCAGCGCGTCTcacagcgtgtgtgtgtgttgtataaATGGGTGTTATAAGATAGGCTTGTTTAAAACAGGTTATAGGTTTTCAGTGAATGAAAAGACTTTGGTTCTGTCTTAACCGTTAAACAATGGCTGGCGCATTTAATACCCCTCCGGCTTCTGGTATGGAGATGGATGAAGATGTGACTTTTGCGCCCAAGAGGGGTGTGGGGCATCGTGTGCGTTTGACCGAGTTTTTACATGATTCGGAAGACATGGTAAAATATGAATTTCTAATGGCTGACAAACGTTTGGGGTACTACGAGTTTGACAAGAAATTGCGCACTGTAAAGCTTTACAGTGTGGAATCTGGTGAGAAACAAACATACGGAGATCCAAGCCTTTTTCTCCCTGCTAAAGACTGGTCCTTGTTCTACAAACGTATCTGGAAAGATGTGCAAGAGTTTTGTGATCGACCGTTGTACGTTGGAGAGTGGAATGGTGTGACCCGGGGGATGCACTATCGTGTTGTCGCCAACCAGTGTAAAAAGAAACTTGATGATTGTGTCTACATTTTCACCTGTAGAGACGTATCAAAGATTTCTGAGTATACATGGCCTATCCCGGAAGATGAGCACAACAACCACTACGATCTGCAATTCATTTTCCAGTGGCGCGATGTTCGTGTGCTTGGAGATGTTTTTGAACACATTGACAAAATGTTTAGATGGTGCAAAATGCGTGACCAATACAATGTCGTAAGAGTTAAATTGTTTGACCCCCGTGGAAGCATGGCGGGGACCGGCGAGATGCAGTCTCCGCCCACTTACTACAAACATTAAAAGACCCCGGACCACAGACCCCAGACACATTGATTCAACATGTCTCAAGACTCTGAAACTCCTTACCACACCGTCATAGATACACCCGATACCATGGATGCTCCCCCGCCAAGTGCTGAAGACACCGCGGCTATTAACAGCTGGCTGGATGAGTTCTGCAGAGAACTGGGGTATCACAACCTGACTTTCCTCACTACGCGTAGCTGTAACATCGCCGCAGCCGCGCACGGAGCATCAGACGACGGCGTGGACGGCTGTATCGGCGTCGCTGGCTTTAAGCTAATAAAGGCCATTGTTGCGTCCGTTCTGGGAAGCGCCGTCGGGGCAAAGATGAAGCGTGAATGCTACGGCTGCAAGGTGAACCACCCAAGCCAAATACAGCACGGATGCCTTTACGAACCCACGCCCTATTACTTTGAATTTAATTATGAAGATTTCACCAGTACGTTGTTTAAACCGGAGTTTAAACACATCATCGCACAAGCTCTGAACCAGATCGGCCTGAAATCTCATCCCATGAGGATCCAAGGTGCTGTGGACGCTATTCTGTGTGAATTAAGGTCTGAGCCTTACGTTGTGTCTAAGCTGAAAGAAATCACAGATGATCTAGTAGACGATAAATGTGAAAAACTTGTCAACGATTGTGTGGACTCCTGGAGTAAAATCTGCTGAGTTTGAATTGACATCGCCTTTCAAATGGGGAACCTGTGCTTTACCGGActgattaaaaatatgtttaaaaaccaTTATAAACATGAACTGGTTAATCTCTTATGTAGCGTGATATCTCTTGAAACTGACTCTGATTTCAAACCTGATGCTTGTGAAAGCAGCAAACGTGTGACCAGTCTCAAACAACAAATGTCTGATGTGCGAGATATTGCTACGTCATGGGATACCATGGTCCAGATGTGTGTTAATGCCGAAGAGCAAccttgtatttttattaaaaaaactctAGATTTGATGTATAAAAGtcatgatgatttttacataggAGATGTAATCACAATGTCTACATACGTAATTGATTTATGCATTGCTATGGTTTTAAAGAATCCACAATTTAATGTGTGTGAAGTTGTCGCAACAGCTGCTGAATATATGattgataaaaaaattgtttcatgtatacattttttatggtATTTAGACACCCTGTAATGGCTTTCTGTATTATCGTTGttgtgtgaaaataaaaaagactaTTTACTTAAATCTCACTCATTACTTATTTGTGGTCTGATGAGACGACATCATGTCGGCAGAACTCATGAGTAAGGTTTATTACACACCCTCCAACCCGGGGTCCTTAGGTGGTAAAAATCGTTTaaaacaagctgttttaaaagaTTACGATGTACGTTTAAATGACGAGGAAGTTTCAGAATGGGTCTCCTCACAGGATGCCTACACGTTACATAGACAGGCTCCTCTTAAATTCAAAAGAAACAGAGTGATTGTTTATGGGATAGACATACAGTTTCAAGCTGATTTGGTCGATATGTCTGCATATTCCAAGGAAAATGACGACACAAAATTTTTACTCACATGCATAGATGTGTTTAGTAAATATGCATGGACTCGGGTCTTAAAGAACAAAAGCGGCCTTGAGGTCGCTAAGGCTTTTGAGTCAATACTTGGGGAAGGCCGGGTGCCTCAAAAAATACAGACGGATCAGGGGAAAgaattttttaacaaacattttcaagaagttgttaaaaaatataatattcatCATTTTGCCGTCGCATCGGATTTAAAAGCTTCTGTGGTTGAAAGGTTTAATCGTAGCCTCAAAAACTTGATGTGGCGTTTTTTAACAGCCACAAACTCCAGGAGATATATTGACGTGTTACAAGATATCACGCGGGGCTACAACACCAGTTATCACAGGAGTATTAAGATGAGACCCGTGGatgtcaacaaagatattgAACACGTTGTGTTTGAAAATCTGTATGGACCTGCAGGAGTGCGACGAGACAAACCCGCGTGTTTTAAATACAAGATCGGTGATGTTGTTAGAATCTCCAAAGTTAGGGGTCCATTCGCGAAAGGTTATGAACAGAATTACACAGAAGAGTATTTTACAATCGCAGAGTGTATACCCAGGGATCCGCCGGTCTACAAACTACATGATTATGACAACGATGTTATCGATGGTCGGTTTTACGAACaagaattacaaaaaatatctgtGTGTGAAAACAAAGCATTTAAGGTAGAAAAAATCTTAGACAAGAAAAAACGTGGCAAAAAAATAGTGGTTTTAGTGAAATGGCTCGGATGGCCTGATAAATTTAATAGTTGGGTCGAAGAAAAAGATGTGGTCGATATACAGAATCCTTAAAAAGGAGGAACTCACGTAGAATAAAGGCAGTCCGATAAAAGATAGACATGGGTGAGGGTGGCTTTTATGTTACATTACCATGCAACGCATCTTCTGGTGTCTACACCAACAATACTATCTCAAATTATAGGACCGTATTAGGCAATCCTATAAACCTGAGGGGCAAATGGGAGGTGGGGATTGTTGAAATTGAATATCCTAGAACATGGTACACATTTAGTACCGAAGACGCATTTTTTGATTTAAATACAGAAGTAGGAGCGTCCAATATTTTCAACGACAGCAAGCGACACTTTATAAAAGCTggatattatgaaaatgtcaCATCGGTGGTTAGTGAAATAAATAAGGCTCTAAACCCTAACGGATTCATGGGGTATGATAACATAAGAAACAAGGTATTTTTAAAAGCACCGCCCGGTATCTCGTTAATGTTTAGCGGCAAGTTGGCGGTCATTTTAGGGCTGCGACCTAATGTGCCTATAGGGATAGCCATGCGAGCACCTGCCCCTCCTGAGCCTATAAAGGATGTTGTGACGAGAGCGCCGTATCAGGCAGACATAAATGGTGGATTCTATACGCTCTATATCTATACTGACATTATCGAATATCAGTCAGTAGGTGATGCATATGTACCGCTCCTAGGATGTGTACATATAACTGGTGAAAACAACAACATCGTCAGTATTAGATACGACAAACCTCATTACGTACCTACAAACAAGTCCGTTATCACAGAAATTGCTATTGAAGTAAAGGACGATCAAAACAAAGACGTTGCGTTTTCTTACGGTAAAGTGTgtgttaaactacattttagACCCGTGAAGCAGTCATCCTTTTAATATTCAGTAATggcttattttaataataattataacgcAAACCCCGAGCGCTACGTGACATATTATACAAACCAGGCTGGAAATGGACTGCCTGGGTATGCGGGTGGTGGGGTCATGTACGGTAATGGGCTTGGGGGTCTTTTCAGAGGACTGTTTAGATTCGCTATGCCCTTGTTGAAGCGTGGTTTTAACATAGCCAAACCGCATCTTAAATCTGCTGCGAAAAACATATTTAGTGATGTCGTTAGCAATACGATGTCAGGCTCTTTCAACAACCACGATCAAGACGGTTCGGGTTTGATGGTTATGTCTCGCAAACGCACGTATAGGCCGCCGGGCTCCAAAAGGAGTGGCCACAAACCAAAGAAAGCACATGGTACAGTCAAGAAATCATCAGTTGCAAAGCGTAAGCGCAAGGTACCAGCAAAAAAACCACCGGCAAAGAGAGTTAAAACAATCTTCTAGATCATGGCTCTGCTACACAATATGTCAGAAGAGTGTATTAAATCCGAACTGGATTTATTCACGGTACCTCTGACTCAGACATCTattgaaaaaaatacatatgtAGAAATACCTCCTTTATCCGCGCTATCAGACGCAGCCCCGTTGGAATTTTTTATAGCAGGAACCGGGGAGGATTATATCGATTTAAATAACACATTGCTGTTTTTGAGGGTGAAAATTACTAATCCTAACGGTACGGACATTGCCGCCGGAGCGCCTGTTGGGTTAGTGAATTATCCTATTGGAAGTTTGTTTGCCCAAACGGACGTGTCGCTCGGGGACCGATTAATTTCGCAGAGTTCCAGCACGCATCCTTATCGTTGCATCATAGAGTGTCTGTTAAACTATGGAACAGACGCTCTCGAGACGACGTTCTCCTCTGGACTATATTATAAAGATTCTCCGGGGCATATGGATGCGACAGATCCAGCTGCCGGAAATAGAGGCCTAACAAAGAGAGCAGCCTTTACAGAGTCCAGCAATATCGTGGAGCTATTAGGCCCCATTCACAGCGATATATTCTTTCAAGAAAAATTGTTGCTTAACGGAGTAGATGTTAAAATCCGTATGACTAGGGCCAAAGATGAGTTTTGTTTGATGAGAAACGATAATGTAAACTACAGAATAAACATTGTTTCAGCATCTCTGTTTGTTAAAAAAGTATCAGTGTCACCAGCTGTGAGACTGGGCCACGCTCAGGCTCTGTTATCAGCAACAGCAAAATACCCTATCGACAGAGTGTGTTTGAAAAACTTCTCCATACCCGCTGGTTCCCGCGTATGTAACcaagaaaacttatttttaggATCCCTACCCAAATCCATCGTTCTGGCGATGGTTGATAATGACGCCTTTACAGGCGCTTATAATAAAAacccatttgcatttaaaaactaCGACCTGGAATTCTTAGCGGTCTATACAGACGGCGTTCAGACACCTTCAAAGCCTTTCCAGCCTGACTTTGGCAGCGGTTCTGCTGTAAGGGAGTTTTACCAACTAGCATTGGCTTCgggaaaacatttgaaaaatcaAGCTCTGTCTATCGATAGAGAGGCCTTTCTGCACGGATATACACTCTACGCGTTCAACCTCACACCAGATGAAGAATGCGGGCGTCACGTGTCACTAGTCAAATCCGGCAATATCAGATTAGAACTTCGTTTTAGGCAGCCTCTCCAAAATACGATAACGCTGATAGTGTATGCGATTTATGATTCAATTCTGGAAATATCTAATCGTCGGCAGGTTATGATTGATTACTATTAATCATGAACACCTTGCAACTAACGAGCCTGATGGATAAAATTTCATGCAACACACATTTCCTAGGAGTGGTGCCGTGTGATCATTTACCAGTCGATCCTTTAAGAACATTGCCGGCCATGGTCATAATCAACACACACCCGTCCGGACTCCCCGGGGAACACTGGTTAgctatttacataaacaaatacGGTGTGGGTTGTTTTTTTGACAGTTTTGGCAACAGACCGGATCATTACCGTTTTCCCCATCAaatcaatgactttttaaatctcAATTCTGTAACGACGCAATACTCTGCCAAGCAAGTACAAGACTTCTCAGCAGATACCTGTGGTCAGCATTGTGTTTTTTTCCTGTATCATATGTCCATGGATCGTgaatatgaaaatgttttaaaaaagtatacagATGATCTGATTAAAAACGATAATATGGTATCGTGTTTTGTGAAAAAACTAAAACCCTCTGATtgttataaaaatgtgtttaaatgtgttCAGTCTTTTAAATCGGGGACATCACCTGGTGTGTCGGCTCATTatggaaaaagtaaaaaacGCAGATCTCGGGCTCGGGCATCTGTTATTCTGCCGGATGAACCCCTGTTTAAATCACCCAAACTAGATTATAACAAATGGTTACGTTTCTAATGTTttacattgttgttgttgttgttgttgttgttgttgaatgattgtattcataaataaaaaaataatctttcTGAAGAATCTTGTCTTGACTAATAGTGTTTttattgattaaacaaaaacattacacaaACATGTCACCCGTTTGCACACACTGaacacatttaaacacatttttataacaATCAGAGGGTTTTAGTTTTTTCACAAAACACGATACCATATTATCGTTTTTAATCAGATCATctgtatacttttttaaaacattttcatattcACGATCCATGGACATATGATAcaggaaaaaaaacacaatgctgACCACAGGTATCTGCTGAGAAGTCTTGTACTTGCTTGGCAGAGTATTGCGTCGTTACAGAATTgagatttaaaaagtcattgattTGATGGGGAAAACGGTAATGATCCGGTCTGTTGCCAA is a genomic window containing:
- the LOC141359612 gene encoding uncharacterized protein; the protein is MIFFYFIKWVFCVSGVFGVDGDEVKSVSVMEGDSVTLHTDITQIQRDDQILWMFGTQETRIAEIYKKSMDMFDSNEIFGDRLNLDNQTGSLTITNINIANSGLYKLLIINNRGTSYKRFNVTVYALLPVPVIIRSSSDCSSSSERSPSSKCVLLCSVLNVTDVSLSWYKGNSLLSSISVSDLNIRLSLPLEVEYQDTNTYSCVVNNPLTNQTQHLNITHVCQTCSGRTPCCSLTETVSRLVIAAVVGVAAVTVVVYELRS